TCGAgcttgcatcattagggaatggctgctggagactgtggCACCTCAAATGGGGTGGCCtgaactttctccagacctgtatCCCACTGAAAAccaatgggatcagctgagtcgctgtgtagaggcttgtaactctgtaccccggGACCTCAATAACCTGAGGGCCGCTCCtcaagagtgggatgccatgcctcagcagacaacaaatcgacttgtgaacagcatgagacgttgtcaagctgtaattgatgctcaaggccgcatgacaagttattgagacattgacatttttgtggtgggggggggggggggtatacccaccactggtgttggcttctgttacaataaatggtttgagatgaggaaataaccattgctgcttctactaaatgagctactttcatgatataatctatatcactgtagcgtgaactttatggttttccataaatttcacccaaaagccaaatatccctcactttttgtgagtagtctaCATCACAAATGTGGTGTGAGCCTTAGATTCAACTTCAAATTTGTACGGTCACCTTAAAAGGGTATccgcacctctgggacctgcagtgATTTCTAGAATGGGGGTCCTCCAACCCTGTGAAGGCTGCTTCGGGCTGCCGCATGCATTGAATAGAGAGGTTTCTCTGTGAAGACATGGTAATCCCGGCCACCTCTCTATGCAGTTGCAGCCTGGATGCGGCGTCCAGAGGTGGCACAACATGCATAGGGACACTTTTATGTTACAAGTTGTGTCACATAATAAAACCTTCTGGGGTCACTGACAGTTGTCATTTATTGTATTACAGAATGAAAGGCCGTCCAGATGAGATGCAAGGAAATATGAAGCCGCTGTACCGGTGCATTGAATGCAATGAGGAGTCCACTGAGCTTTATAGAGATTACAGACATGGAGTGTTGAAGATCACCATCTGTGTGAGTAGAATTACTTGTCATGTTCTCTCTCCAGATCTGAACATGAAAATATTATATCCCTCAGAAATCATATATGTCTGTAGAGCAATGATGCAAAGATCTTAGGGAGGACATATTTCTGGCCTGCTTCCCCTGGAAGATGGAAGCAACCTGAGGACCAAGATGGAGTCCATCATCATCTACCAGGTGGTCACATAATTAAAGGCCAAGGACATCTTTGATGGAGTTTTTTTATGGCATTGGCATTATgggataaaaaacaaaacaaattttcAATTGTGTTTTGTTAAAAATATTGCTTGATTTGTCTTCTGCAGCCTGCATATATTCTTATACCTCGCAGGCTGCTGAATGACATTCAGTGTGAAATCCATCAAACAAGCTGTCTGAATGCCCGTTAGCCCCAACATCTTTACCTCCAAAGTATATAAAGAAAAGGGAGAGCAGAGAGGGGGCTTCAGACAGGGACAGAAGACAGCTCATCTGACAGGTTTTAcactgaatgggactgagcagccTGCAGTGTGTGAGAATACATGCAGGCTGCAGAAGACAAATAgagcaaaaaatttaaataaaaacaatttcagatatgttttttttttatcccataataCTGGCAATACAATGAAACTTACCCCAAAGGTGACCATATTCTTTGTGCTGACCCTTGTAATGTGTGGCAGAGATAGTGGTTAGGTGAACAATGTCACAGTCTTTGTTGTCACTTTCATAGAAACGCAGTAAGGGGGCTGTAGACCAGGAGAATCCTTAGAAGATATCAGTTCACTGGAACGAAAGCTGGCCTTACACTTTCAATAGCTGCCAGCCGGGCAGGTATTCCTCCGCCACACATACTGGGTGAGGCAAGCATGCATGTGATGTCCACTGGGGGGAGAGGAAtaagctgctgacagattcctTCTCTGGAGCTTATCTCCTTTGAGAACAAATGATCGGACATGTTGATAATGAAAATGTCCAATTCTTTTTTCCcctaacatatgcaaatgaacgtTAGCTGAGCATTTGATACACTTTAGATGGTTGGCCAGTCCGACTAAAATTGGTGGGTACGACCAAActaagtctaatgtgtatggccacctggaGATCTTGAAGACAATGAAGGTACAATGGTGTAAAGACGTACTTGCCTCAAAATGAGTATCTTAATCTGCCTACATGATATAAGGGGTCTGCTTCCATAGGCAGATGTTGGAGTACCTAATAGGTTCTTTTATCTTTTATTACCTTTCCTTTTTTCCTGATTAAATTGCATGCCACCCAAATGAAAGTCTGAAGGTGTACGTAAATCACATCTATGGATTGGTGCACGGGGGGGACATGACACCTATGTTTCTGACTATGACAAATAGATGTGATCAGCATTTTAGAATGACCATACAGGCTATTAAGGGTCAGTGTGAAAACTGGAGTCCAGCAGCTTGAAGAGGAACCCCTGAGAGAGAGCACCGAAGTAGAAACCTACTGTACTTCCCATGTTAATAGAGCAGAAGACTTAGTCCTCCATGTTCAGTTCATGTACTGGTTGGACAAGAAATGGGTTCTATGCAGTCTGTGCTCAGGTTATAACCACACTACCTGGTAGGTGCTATAAACTCTATCCTTGGCTTTTCTCCATCTCAACCCCTTGTAAGTCTGTCCACAAGGGCCAAATCAGCGCGCATAGACCCAGGCTTCTTCAGCTTCAACTTCTCAATAGTATGGGGCTGTAAGCTTTGGGGGAGCCACTAACTATGAGACAATCTTTTTACTgacatttaacatattttaaCTTGGCTAAAATGTTCATATTCTGTTTTCAATGTAGAAATCCTGCCAGAAACCAGTGGACAAGTACATTGAATATGATCCAGTCATTATCCTGATCAACGCCATGCTCTGCAAAGTACAAGCATATAGGCACATCCTGTTCAATACGGCAATTAATGTAAGTCATATATCAGACTAATACTGTAGATATTTTATTTCATTAGTTAATAGAAGTAGGAATCCACTAGTAGGTAACAATTCTCAGTGGGAGTGCAGGagggggctgcagccctgggcccCCCCAGAGGACGAGCACTCCCAACTATAACAGCTGAGAGCCATATGTTCCCTGCAATACCACTCACCATCAGTATGCCGGAACCAAGCAGAAGATGTAACGTCCCGGCGCAGTCAACGCAATACCATCACCGCATCGCACTACTGGTGCTGTGGCAGGCCTATCATTTTGGGATTATCTGTGTCTGGCCTATTATGTTGGGAGCAATTGTGGCACGCATATGGGGTATAGTTATAGTTATGACACTATTTATGAATTACAGTCTTTGGGGGGTGCATCGTGCCACACAGTAGGTACAGTAATAGGAACAGATGGGGCACCAACAGGTACAGAATTGGGGGTATCAGCAGAAGTTTGTGTTGTGAAGTTGTAGtcaaggtggtcagggctggatggAAAAGATGGGAAATGGGAACGACTCAAATCAGATAACACATCAGggagcattacggacaaggataggaccgtTCTGTTATAGCCCAgacattctgttccgcaaaatgcgtaatGCTCACggacggtatctgtgttttgcagatccgcaaaacatgtcaTGTGCATGAACCAATAGGAATTTCTAATTTCGCACCTGTGTATATATGAATGTGCAGAAGACAGTGGGCATTGTAGATTGAGCATGGTACTCTTCTGCTGGCACCTTTAGTGTTCTGTACTTATATGGTCTTGTAGTATGGAGAAACTCCTTCCTTATGGCATCTGCTGTCCTATCAGATAACTAAATCACTAACCTAAGAAATGTCCTTGCTCCGTTTACTAGATTCATGGCAAGCTCTGCATATTTTGTCTGCTCTGTGAAGCGTACACCAGGTGGCGACAGCTGCCAGGATCCAGCAACCAAACAAACCCAGAAGACATCATCAGATATGCAAAGGAATGGGATTTCTACAAGCAGTTTGGGATAGCTGCGCTGGGTATGGTAAATCTATACTAGATCACATATACCCCCACTCACATACCGTGTGATCTAAGTCTAAGTGTATTTCCATGTCAACCAAGTGAAAGtgggatattaaccccttcctgcaaaTTGCAATGTTTTTACCACAAATGGACATGGTGGTAGAGTTAGTGGATGGCAGGAGCTGTGCCTATGCTATCAGCTGCAGGTGGTATCTGTAACTGCTGGAATCAAAGTTAGCTCCAATCatagctgtttaaccctttagatgccatggccaatagtgactgcagcatctaaggagTTTGATCATCAGAGGGCACTCCCTCTGTCAGCCAAGCAGTGCAAGTTTTCTTTTGGTGCTGAGCAACCTGGGATCCCTGAGAGTAGTACTTCTATAGTGGTGCTTAAAATGTGTGAACCTTTCAGCATTTTCTGTATTTCTGCATAGATCTGATGTAAAACCACATCAGATTtttacacaagtcctaaaagtaagtAAAGTGCATAGTAGAGGAGAACAAA
The genomic region above belongs to Bufo gargarizans isolate SCDJY-AF-19 chromosome 4, ASM1485885v1, whole genome shotgun sequence and contains:
- the ARV1 gene encoding protein ARV1, translating into MKGRPDEMQGNMKPLYRCIECNEESTELYRDYRHGVLKITICKSCQKPVDKYIEYDPVIILINAMLCKVQAYRHILFNTAINIHGKLCIFCLLCEAYTRWRQLPGSSNQTNPEDIIRYAKEWDFYKQFGIAALEQAAFLTGIFIVLFLARPKTLKSHSQLAFLLKALLLSSYGKLLLIPAVIWEHDYTPLCLRLITLFVLTSNTQAIRVTLDVSRALSLVAIACGLVLENALCSAQWTI